The following proteins are encoded in a genomic region of Porphyrobacter sp. CACIAM 03H1:
- a CDS encoding MFS transporter gives MLRIDPFHAILANSLLQNVVNFTVWFALVFWAYLETQSVFVTGMIGGIHLAFTGAFAIWFGSLVDHHRKRPVMLGSSAASLALYAAALGVWQLSPPGAMADTAGLALWGFIVLVMLAVIAGNIRMIALATLVTVLIPPDRRDRANGLVGIVGGVGFLVTSAISGFLVAWDGIRGPLALAIGFSALVIVHLLTVRIGDPEPESATGGARREIDLRGTIRVVAAVPGLFALILFATFNNLLGGVFMALMDGYGLSLMSVEEWGLLWAAASSAFILSGMVIARTGLGRNPLRTLLLVNLVIWIAASLFTIQASIPLLIAGCVVWMFFGPFAEAAEQTTLQRVVPFERQGRVFGFAQSVEQAAAPLTAFLIGPLTQFVAIPWMTTGAGASLIGGWFGTGADRGMALVFCLTGALGVVLTLAAFASRSYRRLSQAYAAAPAGAPPVVVTPREP, from the coding sequence ATGCTCCGGATCGACCCGTTCCACGCGATTCTCGCCAACAGCCTGTTGCAGAACGTGGTCAATTTCACGGTCTGGTTCGCGCTCGTCTTCTGGGCCTATCTGGAGACGCAGTCGGTCTTCGTGACCGGCATGATCGGCGGCATCCACCTGGCCTTCACCGGCGCCTTCGCGATCTGGTTCGGAAGTCTCGTCGATCACCACCGCAAGCGCCCGGTGATGCTGGGATCGAGCGCGGCCTCGCTGGCGCTCTATGCGGCGGCGCTCGGCGTGTGGCAGCTGAGCCCGCCGGGGGCGATGGCCGATACCGCCGGACTGGCTCTGTGGGGCTTCATCGTGCTCGTCATGCTTGCGGTGATCGCGGGCAACATCCGGATGATCGCGCTCGCGACGCTGGTGACGGTGCTGATCCCGCCCGACCGGCGCGACCGCGCCAACGGCCTTGTCGGCATCGTCGGCGGGGTGGGGTTTCTGGTGACCTCGGCGATCAGCGGCTTCCTGGTCGCATGGGACGGCATCCGCGGGCCGCTGGCGCTGGCAATCGGCTTCAGCGCGCTCGTGATCGTGCATCTGCTGACGGTGAGGATCGGCGATCCCGAACCCGAATCCGCCACCGGGGGCGCGCGCCGGGAGATCGACCTTCGCGGCACGATCCGGGTGGTGGCGGCGGTGCCGGGGCTGTTCGCACTGATCCTGTTCGCGACCTTCAACAACCTGCTGGGCGGCGTGTTCATGGCGCTGATGGACGGATATGGCCTGTCGCTGATGAGCGTCGAGGAATGGGGCCTGCTCTGGGCCGCCGCCTCGAGCGCCTTCATCCTCAGCGGCATGGTGATCGCCCGCACCGGCCTCGGCAGGAACCCGCTGCGCACGCTGCTGCTGGTGAACCTCGTCATCTGGATCGCGGCGAGCCTGTTCACCATCCAGGCCTCTATCCCGCTGCTGATCGCCGGCTGCGTGGTCTGGATGTTCTTCGGCCCCTTCGCGGAAGCCGCCGAGCAGACCACGCTGCAACGCGTCGTCCCCTTCGAGAGGCAGGGGCGGGTGTTCGGCTTCGCGCAGTCGGTCGAACAGGCGGCAGCGCCCCTCACCGCCTTCCTGATCGGGCCGCTGACGCAGTTCGTCGCGATTCCGTGGATGACCACCGGCGCGGGCGCGTCGCTGATCGGCGGGTGGTTCGGCACGGGCGCGGACCGGGGGATGGCACTGGTGTTCTGCCTGACCGGCGCGCTCGGGGTGGTGCTGACCCTCGCCGCCTTTGCCTCGCGGTCCTACCGGCGGCTGTCGCAGGCCTACGCGGCAGCGCCCGCCGGGGCGCCGCCGGTGGTCGTCACCCCGCGCGAACCCTAG
- a CDS encoding universal stress protein: MKSILLHIDHDKAMQARLQVALDIARATNGHITCLQAISYEVFAPGDFYGSAIAAAMPVIKENAEKLRAEIERELEHEGVPWDWRFVYGIAPHRLLEASPLADIVIVGPAEAGSDGRGPSALVGDVVLKAPVPVLVVPEGTKSFDVGAPMLVAWNGSSESAHALRAAVPLLACSCKVMLACVVEDSERARFDLPSTEGARYLSRHGIDCEIVEIPRGEAAVADTLFSAAQLRDCGLLVMGAYGHSRLAEMIMGGVTRRMLSEPQMPVLLAH, encoded by the coding sequence ATGAAATCCATCCTGCTGCACATCGATCACGACAAGGCGATGCAGGCGCGCCTGCAGGTGGCGCTCGACATCGCCCGGGCGACCAACGGCCACATCACCTGCCTTCAGGCGATCAGCTACGAGGTCTTTGCGCCCGGCGATTTCTACGGCTCGGCGATCGCCGCGGCGATGCCTGTGATCAAGGAGAACGCCGAGAAGCTGCGCGCCGAGATCGAGCGCGAGCTCGAGCACGAGGGCGTGCCGTGGGACTGGCGCTTCGTCTACGGCATCGCCCCGCACCGCCTGCTCGAAGCCTCGCCGCTGGCCGACATCGTCATCGTCGGCCCGGCCGAAGCGGGCAGCGACGGGCGCGGGCCCTCGGCGCTGGTGGGCGACGTGGTGCTCAAGGCGCCGGTGCCGGTGCTGGTGGTGCCCGAGGGCACGAAGAGCTTCGATGTCGGCGCGCCGATGCTGGTCGCGTGGAACGGCTCGTCGGAAAGCGCCCATGCGCTGCGGGCGGCGGTGCCGCTGCTTGCCTGTTCGTGCAAGGTGATGCTCGCCTGCGTGGTCGAGGACAGCGAACGCGCGCGCTTCGACCTGCCTTCCACCGAGGGCGCGCGCTATCTCAGCCGGCATGGGATCGACTGCGAGATCGTCGAGATTCCGCGCGGCGAGGCGGCGGTGGCGGACACGCTGTTCTCGGCGGCGCAACTGCGCGATTGCGGGCTGCTGGTGATGGGCGCCTATGGCCACTCGCGGCTTGCCGAGATGATCATGGGCGGGGTGACGCGGCGGATGCTGAGCGAGCCGCAGATGCCGGTCTTGCTGGCGCACTAG